In one window of Bizionia sp. M204 DNA:
- a CDS encoding porin family protein, translating to MKKVFLVAAAAVFSLTSIYAQSDSKAVQFGVKGGVNFSTITSDDFNDLKSRTSFNVGVLAEIPITERLSIQPEVMYSGQGFDVREIDQDNVFDTDDNIEYQLDYIQVPVLVKVYLVEGLSVEAGPQFGFKIHEELDFQPNSDGGDIEINQDDSYIKDFDTSLALGAAYKFDNGFFVNGRYTFGLTDIFKDDTVFENVDAKNALWQVGVGFMF from the coding sequence ATGAAAAAAGTATTTTTAGTTGCTGCAGCTGCAGTTTTTAGCTTAACAAGTATATATGCACAATCGGATTCAAAAGCCGTTCAATTTGGAGTAAAAGGTGGTGTAAACTTTTCCACAATTACGAGTGATGATTTTAATGATTTAAAATCGCGTACTAGTTTTAATGTGGGTGTTTTAGCCGAAATCCCAATTACAGAACGCTTATCCATTCAGCCAGAAGTTATGTACTCTGGACAAGGTTTTGATGTGCGTGAAATAGATCAAGACAATGTTTTTGATACGGACGATAATATAGAATACCAATTGGATTATATCCAAGTACCTGTATTAGTTAAAGTGTATTTAGTTGAAGGATTAAGTGTAGAAGCCGGACCACAATTTGGTTTTAAAATTCATGAAGAGTTAGATTTTCAACCAAATTCGGATGGTGGTGATATTGAAATTAATCAAGATGATTCCTATATCAAAGATTTTGATACAAGTTTAGCTTTAGGAGCCGCTTATAAATTTGATAACGGATTTTTTGTAAATGGTCGTTATACATTTGGTTTAACAGATATTTTTAAAGATGATACTGTTTTTGAAAATGTAGATGCCAAAAACGCACTATGGCAAGTAGGTGTTGGTTTTATGTTCTAA
- the aroQ gene encoding type II 3-dehydroquinate dehydratase, whose product MKKLIIINGPNLNLLGKREPQIYGSLTFIEFFDTIKSKYESFTIEHFQSNIEGEIIDKIQEVGFSYHGIILNAAAYTHTSVGIGDAVAAIETPVVEVHISNTFKREGFRHHSYVAPHAKGVVLGFGLQSYELAIQSFIPS is encoded by the coding sequence ATGAAAAAACTAATCATCATAAACGGTCCCAATTTAAACTTATTAGGGAAACGTGAACCGCAAATTTACGGGAGCTTAACGTTCATTGAATTTTTTGATACCATCAAGTCAAAATATGAATCATTTACAATAGAGCATTTTCAATCTAATATTGAAGGTGAAATTATTGACAAAATTCAAGAAGTCGGTTTTAGCTATCATGGGATTATTTTAAATGCAGCCGCTTATACGCATACGTCTGTAGGCATTGGTGATGCAGTTGCTGCCATAGAAACCCCTGTTGTAGAAGTTCATATTTCTAATACGTTTAAGCGCGAAGGATTTAGACATCATTCCTATGTTGCACCTCATGCCAAAGGCGTTGTTTTAGGATTTGGTCTTCAAAGTTATGAATTGGCTATTCAGAGTTTTATTCCATCCTAA
- the lpdA gene encoding dihydrolipoyl dehydrogenase, whose translation MSKYDIIVLGSGPGGYVTAIRASQLGFKTAVIEKENLGGVCLNWGCIPTKALLKSAQVFEYLKHAEDYGLSVKEADKDFDAVVKRSRGVADGMSNGVKFLMKKNKIDVIEGFGKLKPGKKVDVDGKEYSADHIIVATGARSRELPNLPQDGKKVIGYREAMTLKEQPKKMIVVGSGAIGVEFAYFYNSMGTDVTIVEFLPNVVPVEDEDVSKQLERSFKKSGIKIMTSSEVTKVDTSGTGVKATVKTKKGEEVLEADIILSAVGIKSNIENIGLEDVGIAVDRDKILVNDFYQTNIPGYYAIGDVTPGQALAHVASAEGILCVEKIAGQHVEALDYGNIPGCTYASPEIASVGLTEKQAREKGLDIKVGKFPFSASGKASASGAKDGFVKVIFDAKYGEWLGCHMIGAGVTDMIAEAVLGRKLETTGHEVLKAVHPHPTMSEAVMEAVADAYGEVIHL comes from the coding sequence ATGAGTAAATACGATATTATTGTTCTTGGAAGTGGCCCTGGAGGTTACGTAACTGCTATTAGAGCATCACAATTAGGTTTTAAAACTGCTGTAATTGAAAAAGAAAACCTTGGTGGTGTTTGTTTAAATTGGGGTTGTATTCCTACCAAAGCCCTTTTAAAATCGGCTCAAGTTTTTGAATACTTGAAACACGCTGAAGATTATGGGTTATCTGTTAAAGAAGCTGACAAAGATTTTGATGCGGTTGTAAAACGCTCAAGAGGTGTTGCAGATGGCATGAGCAATGGTGTTAAGTTTTTAATGAAGAAAAATAAAATTGACGTTATTGAGGGTTTTGGCAAATTAAAACCTGGAAAAAAAGTAGACGTTGATGGCAAAGAATATTCTGCCGATCATATTATTGTTGCTACTGGTGCACGCTCTCGTGAGTTACCAAATTTGCCACAAGATGGTAAAAAAGTTATTGGTTACAGAGAAGCCATGACGCTCAAAGAGCAACCAAAAAAGATGATTGTTGTAGGTTCTGGTGCTATTGGTGTTGAGTTTGCATACTTCTACAATTCTATGGGAACAGATGTTACTATCGTTGAATTTTTACCAAACGTGGTACCTGTTGAAGATGAAGATGTATCAAAACAGTTAGAGCGTTCATTCAAGAAAAGTGGTATTAAAATCATGACATCTTCTGAAGTTACAAAAGTAGACACATCGGGAACTGGTGTAAAAGCAACGGTTAAAACCAAGAAAGGTGAAGAAGTTCTAGAAGCAGATATTATTTTATCAGCTGTTGGAATCAAGTCTAATATTGAAAATATTGGTTTAGAAGATGTTGGTATTGCGGTTGATCGTGATAAGATTTTAGTAAACGATTTTTATCAAACAAATATTCCTGGTTACTACGCAATTGGCGATGTTACACCTGGACAAGCTTTAGCACACGTTGCGTCTGCAGAAGGTATTTTATGTGTTGAGAAAATAGCAGGTCAGCATGTGGAAGCTTTGGACTATGGTAATATTCCAGGTTGTACATATGCATCTCCAGAAATTGCATCTGTTGGTTTAACGGAAAAGCAAGCTAGAGAAAAAGGATTGGATATTAAAGTTGGAAAATTTCCGTTTTCGGCTTCTGGAAAAGCGAGTGCTTCTGGTGCTAAAGATGGCTTTGTTAAAGTAATTTTTGATGCTAAATATGGCGAATGGTTAGGTTGCCACATGATTGGTGCTGGTGTAACCGATATGATTGCAGAAGCTGTTTTAGGAAGAAAACTAGAAACTACAGGACATGAGGTATTAAAAGCAGTACATCCACACCCAACAATGAGTGAAGCAGTTATGGAAGCTGTTGCTGATGCTTATGGTGAAGTAATACACCTTTAA
- a CDS encoding DUF1572 family protein yields the protein MENDLITGIIKQFNYYKTVGDKTFDQLTFEEMTWQYNDSANSISIIVKHMVGNMFSRWTNFLTEDGEKIWRQRDQEFEASYTNKDELISAWERGWKCLFDAIEPLKNNELNTIVYIRNEEHLVSEAIFRQLGHYAYHIGQIAHIGKMLKDNEWQSLSIPKGKSVAYNQVKFSKEKENK from the coding sequence ATGGAAAACGATTTAATAACGGGTATAATAAAGCAGTTTAATTACTACAAAACGGTTGGAGATAAAACGTTCGACCAATTAACTTTTGAAGAAATGACTTGGCAGTATAACGATTCGGCCAACAGTATTTCCATAATTGTTAAGCATATGGTTGGTAATATGTTCAGCAGATGGACCAATTTTTTAACGGAAGATGGTGAAAAAATTTGGCGCCAACGAGACCAAGAGTTTGAAGCCAGCTATACCAATAAAGACGAATTAATATCTGCGTGGGAACGCGGTTGGAAATGTCTTTTTGATGCCATTGAGCCTTTAAAAAACAACGAACTAAATACCATAGTTTATATCCGGAATGAAGAGCATTTAGTTTCTGAAGCCATTTTTAGACAATTAGGACACTACGCCTACCACATTGGTCAAATAGCACATATTGGCAAAATGTTGAAAGATAATGAATGGCAATCCTTATCAATTCCAAAAGGGAAATCCGTAGCCTATAACCAAGTGAAATTTTCAAAGGAAAAAGAAAATAAATAG
- the msrB gene encoding peptide-methionine (R)-S-oxide reductase MsrB: protein MKYILSVVLLTVFFSCNSSAQKKNSNENTAFPISKTEAEWKQELTPEQFYVMREAGTERAFSSPLDKNYKKGTYVCAACETPLYKSEHKFDSGTGWPSFDRVIEGNVAFGTDNDLGYARNEEHCANCGGHLGHVFNDGPRETTGKRHCINGTALKFIPES, encoded by the coding sequence ATGAAATATATCCTATCTGTAGTCCTATTAACGGTTTTTTTTAGCTGTAACAGTTCTGCTCAAAAAAAGAATTCTAATGAGAATACAGCATTTCCAATTTCCAAAACCGAAGCTGAATGGAAACAAGAATTAACTCCTGAACAGTTTTACGTGATGCGCGAAGCTGGAACAGAACGTGCGTTTTCAAGCCCTTTAGATAAAAATTATAAAAAAGGAACCTACGTATGTGCTGCCTGTGAAACACCCTTGTATAAAAGTGAACATAAATTTGATTCCGGAACCGGATGGCCAAGTTTTGATCGTGTTATTGAGGGCAATGTTGCGTTTGGAACCGATAACGATTTAGGCTACGCCAGAAATGAAGAACACTGTGCAAATTGTGGTGGGCATTTAGGTCATGTTTTTAATGATGGTCCACGGGAAACTACTGGAAAACGTCATTGTATAAATGGTACGGCTTTAAAATTCATTCCAGAGTCTTAA
- a CDS encoding M48 family metallopeptidase yields the protein MKFKQKISGLFVLLLVASCATNPFTGSQTMALVSNDQLFPTAFQQYNQVLAENKVITGTSQSEMIKRVGQRISVSAERWLNANGYQGYLEGYKWEYNLIESDQVNAWCMPGGKIAFYTGILPIAENETAIAAIMGHEVAHALANHGQQRMSAAYIQQGIALAGNVLIEDNQTRDIFNQSYGIGTQVGVMLPFSRSHETEADKIGLILMAVAGYNPEEAANLWRRMDANSGGQAPPEFLSTHPANASRIENLTNLVPQAKSEAKKFGVSEFRSLGKY from the coding sequence ATGAAATTCAAACAAAAAATAAGTGGATTATTCGTATTACTTTTAGTCGCATCCTGCGCAACAAATCCATTTACAGGAAGTCAAACAATGGCTTTGGTTTCGAATGATCAATTATTCCCAACGGCATTTCAGCAGTATAATCAAGTTTTAGCAGAAAATAAAGTAATAACTGGTACGTCTCAATCTGAAATGATTAAGCGTGTTGGTCAGCGTATTTCAGTCTCGGCAGAACGTTGGTTAAATGCCAATGGCTATCAAGGTTATTTGGAAGGCTATAAGTGGGAATACAATTTAATAGAATCCGACCAAGTTAATGCTTGGTGTATGCCAGGTGGTAAAATTGCCTTTTATACAGGGATTTTACCAATTGCTGAAAACGAAACAGCTATTGCTGCAATTATGGGTCATGAGGTGGCGCATGCATTGGCTAATCATGGTCAGCAGCGTATGAGTGCTGCTTATATACAGCAAGGTATTGCTTTAGCTGGAAACGTACTTATTGAAGATAACCAAACACGTGATATTTTTAACCAATCGTACGGAATTGGTACGCAGGTTGGTGTTATGTTGCCGTTTAGTAGAAGCCATGAAACGGAAGCTGATAAAATAGGATTAATTTTAATGGCTGTTGCTGGTTATAATCCAGAAGAAGCGGCCAATTTATGGAGACGTATGGATGCCAATAGTGGTGGACAAGCACCACCTGAATTTTTAAGCACACACCCAGCCAATGCTTCACGAATTGAAAACTTAACTAATTTAGTACCACAAGCCAAGTCAGAAGCCAAAAAATTTGGCGTATCTGAATTTAGATCGTTAGGGAAATATTAA
- a CDS encoding MFS transporter has protein sequence MKQPLPKGSKKLLNAWAFYDWANSVYTLTIASSIFPIFYSSLFISEIKVVSAFGYNFKSTALITFVTAFTFLVVSILSPLLSGIADYIGNKKAFMKFFCYVGGIGCIGLYWFSLDHIYISLLCYFMGLIGYWGSLVFYNSYLPDIAFPEQQDRISARGFSLGYVGSVILLLFNLGLVMFPGVFGFDISIADSIRETGTNAEIALALEDAKNAASVEAMRVAFVTVGLWWILFSQYTFYILPKGVKNGGKVTRNVVLNGFRELRQVWRQLKENLRLKRYLAAFFVFSMSVQTIMLIAVYFGEEEILWADDGQKTFGLIISILVIQVVAILGAFLTSRASEKFGNIKTLIAVNIIWMLLCLAAYFVITPIHFYLTAGFVGLVMGGIQALARSTYSKFLPETADTTSYFSFYDVAEKIGIVIGMIIFATIDQITGSMRNAILFLFVFFLFGIFLLFRVPRESNNIIKN, from the coding sequence ATGAAACAACCACTACCTAAAGGCAGTAAAAAACTTCTAAATGCTTGGGCTTTTTATGATTGGGCCAATTCGGTCTATACGTTAACCATAGCATCATCTATATTTCCAATTTTCTATTCGTCCTTATTTATTTCGGAAATTAAGGTCGTATCGGCTTTTGGCTACAATTTTAAGAGTACAGCACTCATTACATTTGTAACGGCGTTTACATTTCTAGTAGTTTCTATCTTGTCGCCTTTATTATCTGGAATTGCCGATTATATAGGGAATAAGAAAGCCTTTATGAAGTTTTTTTGTTACGTGGGTGGCATTGGTTGCATTGGGTTATATTGGTTTAGTTTAGATCACATTTACATTAGTTTACTCTGTTATTTTATGGGGCTTATTGGATATTGGGGGAGTTTGGTTTTTTACAATTCCTATTTACCAGATATTGCATTTCCTGAGCAACAAGACCGTATTAGTGCCAGAGGATTTTCATTAGGGTATGTAGGTAGTGTTATTCTCCTGTTATTTAATTTAGGGTTGGTTATGTTTCCTGGCGTATTTGGCTTTGATATTAGTATAGCCGATTCTATTAGAGAAACCGGTACTAATGCCGAAATTGCTTTGGCATTGGAGGATGCTAAAAATGCGGCGTCTGTTGAAGCCATGCGTGTGGCATTTGTAACTGTGGGATTATGGTGGATTTTATTCAGTCAATACACCTTTTACATATTACCTAAAGGCGTTAAAAATGGCGGAAAAGTAACACGGAATGTGGTACTGAATGGTTTTAGGGAGTTACGCCAAGTATGGCGACAATTAAAAGAAAATTTACGCTTAAAACGCTATTTAGCGGCATTTTTTGTTTTCAGTATGTCCGTACAAACTATTATGCTGATTGCGGTTTATTTTGGCGAGGAGGAGATTTTATGGGCTGACGATGGTCAAAAAACCTTTGGCTTAATTATCAGTATTTTAGTGATTCAAGTGGTGGCAATTCTAGGTGCTTTTCTAACATCTAGAGCTTCTGAAAAATTTGGAAATATTAAAACGCTAATTGCTGTAAATATTATTTGGATGCTGCTATGTTTAGCTGCCTATTTCGTTATTACGCCTATTCATTTTTATCTTACTGCAGGTTTTGTGGGATTAGTTATGGGAGGAATTCAAGCTTTGGCACGATCCACCTATTCTAAATTCTTGCCTGAAACTGCGGATACCACATCTTATTTTAGTTTTTATGATGTAGCCGAAAAAATAGGAATTGTCATTGGTATGATTATTTTTGCAACTATAGATCAGATTACGGGAAGCATGCGAAATGCCATTTTATTTTTATTCGTATTTTTCCTCTTTGGAATTTTCCTCTTATTTAGAGTGCCACGTGAATCGAACAACATAATAAAAAATTAA
- a CDS encoding head GIN domain-containing protein produces the protein MKNQILLLTILLTTAVSCAQFGKKVSGNGNVVTQDRNTSDYSEISCAGPFDYILVSGTEGQLTIEGEENLLKHVITEVKNGTLSVKTENGINLNTSRGKTIKVTIPFKDIEEVSLAGSGDLYSKDQITADEFDVNLAGSGDIRLEIVANEIESHLAGSGDITLTGKTRDLELSISGSGDYSCYGLEADNTEVTISGSGDAQVVSNAYLKVRVSGSGDVTYKGRPAKEDTKISGSGSVSMK, from the coding sequence ATGAAAAATCAAATTTTATTACTCACCATCTTATTAACCACTGCTGTTAGCTGCGCACAATTTGGTAAAAAAGTTTCAGGAAACGGCAACGTTGTAACTCAGGATAGAAACACCAGCGATTACTCCGAAATTAGTTGTGCAGGACCATTCGATTATATTTTGGTTTCAGGAACCGAAGGACAACTTACAATTGAAGGTGAAGAAAATTTGCTGAAACATGTCATTACCGAAGTAAAAAACGGAACGCTTTCAGTAAAAACAGAAAATGGCATTAATTTGAATACCAGTCGCGGAAAAACAATTAAAGTAACAATTCCTTTTAAGGATATTGAAGAAGTAAGTTTAGCAGGATCTGGAGATTTATACAGTAAAGACCAAATAACGGCTGATGAATTTGATGTTAATTTGGCTGGATCTGGAGACATTCGATTGGAAATAGTAGCCAACGAAATAGAAAGTCATTTGGCAGGTTCAGGCGATATTACATTAACAGGAAAAACCAGAGACTTGGAATTAAGTATTTCCGGTTCTGGAGATTATAGCTGTTATGGATTAGAAGCTGATAATACAGAGGTCACCATTTCGGGTTCTGGCGATGCTCAAGTTGTAAGTAATGCTTATTTAAAAGTGCGCGTTTCTGGTTCTGGAGATGTAACGTATAAAGGAAGACCAGCAAAAGAGGATACGAAGATTTCGGGTTCTGGGAGCGTGAGCATGAAGTAA
- a CDS encoding RNA polymerase sigma factor, which produces MTLTTKNIEELIALCQSGNQQAQLEIYNRYYKAMYNTAFRIVKNAYEAEDIMQESFLSAFTKLDTLQEAATFGAWLKRIVVNKSIYLYHKNDKHQNVPVDAVLYKLEDESSSISSEETESTNKVKVIIQAINSLKDNYRIALTLHLIEGYDYEEIGIITNVTYANCRTTISRAKEKLRQALEPILNY; this is translated from the coding sequence TTGACACTAACCACAAAAAATATTGAAGAGCTCATTGCTTTGTGCCAATCTGGTAACCAACAAGCGCAGTTGGAAATTTACAACAGATATTACAAAGCCATGTATAATACCGCTTTTAGAATTGTAAAAAACGCTTATGAAGCTGAAGATATTATGCAAGAATCATTTTTATCAGCCTTTACCAAGCTTGACACTTTGCAGGAAGCAGCAACATTTGGAGCTTGGTTAAAACGAATTGTGGTAAATAAAAGTATTTACCTGTATCATAAAAATGATAAGCACCAAAATGTTCCTGTAGACGCCGTTTTATACAAATTAGAGGATGAAAGCTCTAGTATAAGTAGTGAAGAAACAGAAAGTACCAATAAGGTGAAGGTAATTATTCAAGCCATAAACAGTTTAAAAGATAATTACAGAATTGCATTAACCCTCCATTTAATTGAAGGATATGATTATGAAGAAATTGGCATCATTACCAATGTAACCTATGCAAATTGCAGAACCACCATTTCACGTGCAAAAGAAAAATTAAGACAAGCCCTAGAGCCTATATTAAATTATTAA
- a CDS encoding DUF4412 domain-containing protein codes for MRRLHVYAITALLIFAFSAPLHAQRGMIKRKIKNDMKEKYAEPEREKGRDALRDVTYENDTRYPIPENPVKATLAMEIKSFKKNGKLDDTNTTKLVFGETGECMIMNEDDKNETRMLFDYKGAAMYMVNPKQKSATKMPMINFQKMAQRMAEHQMDLDDDTGTWERTNEQKEINGYNSRKYIYTNAEEKTITHVWVTQDITIDLSENHLFGGQIKNFINSPATANSASTDENAPRGMMIRSVYFEKNRDTPSMQMDITEFSEKSDPKYFDLSNYEVVDVLGKL; via the coding sequence ATGAGAAGATTACATGTATATGCCATTACAGCCCTATTAATTTTTGCATTTAGCGCGCCTTTACATGCCCAACGCGGCATGATTAAGCGAAAAATTAAAAATGATATGAAGGAGAAATATGCGGAACCGGAACGAGAAAAAGGACGCGATGCCCTCCGCGATGTAACCTACGAAAATGATACGCGCTACCCAATACCAGAGAATCCTGTAAAAGCCACACTAGCAATGGAAATTAAATCCTTTAAAAAAAATGGCAAATTAGATGATACAAATACCACAAAACTCGTTTTTGGTGAAACGGGTGAATGCATGATTATGAATGAAGATGATAAAAATGAAACCCGAATGCTTTTTGACTATAAAGGTGCAGCCATGTATATGGTAAATCCTAAACAAAAATCGGCTACAAAAATGCCTATGATTAATTTTCAAAAAATGGCGCAACGCATGGCGGAACATCAAATGGATTTGGATGACGATACTGGAACTTGGGAACGTACCAATGAGCAAAAGGAAATTAATGGTTATAATTCTCGTAAGTATATTTATACCAACGCAGAGGAGAAAACGATTACCCATGTTTGGGTTACCCAAGATATTACAATCGATTTAAGCGAAAACCATCTTTTTGGCGGACAGATAAAGAATTTTATAAATTCACCAGCCACGGCCAATTCAGCTTCAACAGACGAAAATGCACCAAGAGGCATGATGATACGAAGTGTTTATTTTGAAAAAAATCGAGACACGCCGAGTATGCAAATGGATATAACAGAGTTTAGTGAAAAGTCAGATCCTAAATATTTTGATTTAAGCAATTATGAGGTAGTTGACGTTTTAGGTAAACTATAA
- the lon gene encoding endopeptidase La, translating to MKKSNFLNLDSLSFQDFDENSELIPLMTPEDEEEINNEALPETLPILSLRNTVLFPGVVIPITAGRDKSIKLINDANKGSKVIGVVSQKDEAVENPKASDIHETGTVARILKVLKMPDGNTTVIIQGKKRFKIKDVLTEDPYIRATIEDVPEARPAEQNKEFEAIIDSIKELSLQIIEESPNIPSEASFAIKNIQSNSFLINFVSSNMNLSVTEKQSLLETNDLKDRALETLKYMNMEFQKLELKNDIQSKVQSDMNQQQREYFLHQQMKTIQEELGGVSHDEELEDMRKRSKKMKWGTKEAKHFEKELAKMQRMNPQVAEYSIQRNYLDLFLDLPWNTFSKDKFDLKRAQRILDRDHYGLDDVKRRIIEHLAVVKLRGDMKSPILCLYGPPGVGKTSLGKSVAEALGREYVRMSLGGLRDEAEIRGHRKTYIGAMPGRIIQSLKKAGTSNPVFVLDEIDKLSNSHQGDPSSAMLEVLDPEQNSEFHDNFLEMGFDLSKVMFIATSNSLSTIQPALLDRMEIINVTGYTIEEKVEIAKRHLLPKQLKEHGLTDKHLKIAKPQLEKIVEGYTRESGVRGLEKQLAKMVRYAAKSIAMEETYNVKISNEDIIEVLGGPKMERDKYENNNVAGVVTGLAWTRVGGDILFIESILSKGKGTLTVTGNLGKVMKESATIAMEYIKSNAEDLGLDPDVFDKYNVHIHVPEGATPKDGPSAGVTMLTSLVSLFTQKKVKNSLAMTGEITLRGKVLPVGGIKEKILAAKRARIKEILLSEENRRDIEEIKPEYLKGLTFHYVSEMSDVIKLALTNQKVKNAKKL from the coding sequence ATGAAGAAATCTAATTTTTTAAACCTTGACAGTTTGTCATTTCAAGATTTTGACGAAAATTCAGAATTAATTCCTTTAATGACACCTGAAGATGAAGAAGAAATAAATAACGAAGCTTTACCAGAAACGCTTCCTATTTTATCATTACGAAATACAGTTTTGTTTCCAGGTGTGGTAATTCCTATTACAGCCGGTCGTGATAAATCCATAAAACTAATTAACGACGCCAATAAAGGCAGTAAAGTAATTGGTGTGGTATCGCAAAAGGATGAAGCGGTTGAAAACCCAAAAGCTTCGGATATTCATGAAACAGGAACGGTAGCGCGTATTTTAAAAGTTTTAAAAATGCCTGATGGTAACACAACGGTTATTATTCAAGGTAAAAAACGTTTTAAAATAAAGGACGTATTAACAGAAGATCCCTATATAAGAGCAACCATTGAAGATGTTCCGGAAGCAAGACCAGCTGAACAAAATAAGGAGTTTGAAGCTATTATAGACTCTATAAAGGAACTGTCTCTTCAAATTATTGAGGAAAGCCCAAATATTCCAAGTGAAGCATCGTTTGCTATTAAAAACATTCAGAGTAATTCGTTTTTAATAAACTTCGTATCCTCTAATATGAACTTAAGTGTTACGGAAAAACAAAGTTTATTAGAAACAAACGATTTAAAAGATCGTGCTCTCGAAACGTTGAAATATATGAATATGGAGTTCCAGAAATTGGAACTTAAAAACGATATTCAATCCAAGGTTCAAAGTGATATGAATCAACAACAACGTGAATATTTCTTGCACCAGCAAATGAAGACCATTCAAGAAGAATTGGGTGGTGTAAGTCATGATGAGGAATTAGAAGACATGCGTAAACGTTCTAAAAAAATGAAATGGGGAACAAAGGAAGCCAAGCATTTTGAAAAAGAATTAGCTAAAATGCAACGCATGAATCCTCAAGTTGCCGAATATTCTATACAACGAAATTATTTGGATTTATTTCTAGATTTACCATGGAATACATTCAGTAAAGATAAATTCGATTTAAAACGCGCCCAGCGTATTCTTGATCGTGATCATTACGGTTTAGATGATGTAAAACGTCGGATTATTGAACATTTAGCGGTCGTAAAATTACGAGGAGATATGAAATCGCCTATCCTATGTTTATATGGACCTCCAGGTGTTGGTAAAACTTCATTAGGAAAGTCTGTAGCCGAAGCATTGGGACGCGAATATGTGCGTATGTCGCTTGGTGGCTTACGAGATGAAGCGGAAATACGCGGACATCGTAAAACCTATATTGGTGCTATGCCAGGGCGTATTATTCAAAGTTTAAAGAAGGCCGGAACATCCAATCCTGTTTTTGTCTTAGATGAAATTGATAAATTGTCTAATTCGCATCAAGGTGATCCTTCGTCTGCTATGCTGGAAGTTTTAGATCCTGAACAAAACAGCGAATTTCATGATAACTTTTTAGAAATGGGCTTCGATTTATCTAAAGTCATGTTCATTGCTACATCTAATAGTTTGTCTACCATTCAACCAGCATTATTGGATAGAATGGAAATTATAAATGTAACGGGTTATACTATAGAGGAAAAAGTGGAAATAGCTAAACGCCATTTATTGCCAAAACAACTCAAGGAACACGGATTAACGGATAAACATCTTAAAATTGCCAAGCCGCAATTAGAGAAAATAGTAGAAGGGTATACACGGGAATCTGGTGTACGTGGTTTGGAAAAACAATTGGCCAAAATGGTGCGCTATGCAGCCAAAAGTATTGCTATGGAAGAAACGTATAACGTTAAAATTTCCAATGAAGATATTATTGAAGTGCTTGGCGGCCCAAAAATGGAACGCGATAAGTATGAGAATAATAACGTTGCAGGTGTTGTAACAGGTTTGGCGTGGACACGTGTTGGTGGCGATATTTTATTTATTGAATCTATTCTATCTAAAGGAAAAGGTACCTTAACGGTTACCGGTAATTTAGGGAAAGTAATGAAGGAGTCGGCAACGATTGCCATGGAATATATTAAATCCAATGCAGAAGATTTAGGATTAGACCCTGATGTTTTTGATAAATACAATGTTCACATTCACGTGCCTGAAGGCGCAACCCCTAAAGATGGACCAAGTGCAGGTGTTACTATGTTAACATCATTAGTTTCCTTATTTACACAGAAAAAAGTAAAAAATAGTTTAGCCATGACTGGCGAAATTACACTGCGTGGTAAGGTGCTACCAGTAGGAGGTATTAAGGAGAAAATTCTTGCTGCGAAACGTGCACGTATAAAAGAAATTTTATTAAGTGAAGAAAACAGACGTGATATTGAAGAAATAAAACCAGAATATTTAAAAGGTTTAACCTTTCATTATGTGTCTGAAATGAGCGATGTTATTAAGTTAGCACTCACTAATCAGAAGGTGAAGAATGCCAAAAAACTGTAA